Proteins encoded within one genomic window of Thermus oshimai DSM 12092:
- the soxC gene encoding sulfite dehydrogenase, translating to MDRRKFFRLLGAGGLLGLLKGKAQGAPWDEKAFEPLKTLGAPLSEYGTRSPFEEGVVRYISPNLRTRHSGADFAPLEKLEGVITPNGLHFERHHAGVPQVDPKAYRLVIHGMVERPLVFTLEDLKRFPSVTRTYFIECAGNGQNGYRNPPDPNLTATRSRGLASNASWTGVPLALLLKEAGVKPEAKWLIPEGMDAAMYTRSLPLEKAMEDVLVAYAQNGEALRPEQGYPVRLVVPGWEGSIQVKWLRRILVTDLPTMAKDETSEYTDVMADGRVLAFTWVMDPESIITYPSGLQEIKPGFHEIRGLAWSGHGRITKVEISFDEGRTWRQATLEPPVERYAFVRFKMPWYWNGEEVVLWSRAWDEKGNTQPTREEFFKKWGKNNRYHYNAIQAWRVLKDGRVVNGDRPLGSVAFGPAGGCGGEVFDG from the coding sequence ATGGACCGAAGGAAGTTTTTCCGGCTTCTAGGCGCAGGGGGCCTTTTGGGCCTCCTAAAGGGAAAGGCCCAGGGTGCGCCCTGGGACGAGAAGGCCTTTGAGCCCCTGAAGACCCTGGGGGCCCCTCTTTCCGAGTACGGGACCCGGAGCCCCTTTGAGGAAGGGGTGGTGCGCTACATCTCCCCCAACCTGCGCACCCGGCACTCGGGGGCGGACTTCGCCCCGCTGGAGAAGCTGGAGGGGGTCATCACCCCCAACGGCCTCCACTTTGAGCGCCACCACGCGGGGGTGCCCCAGGTGGACCCCAAGGCCTACCGCCTGGTGATCCACGGCATGGTGGAACGGCCCCTGGTCTTCACCCTGGAGGACCTCAAGCGCTTCCCCTCCGTGACCCGCACCTACTTCATTGAGTGCGCGGGCAACGGGCAAAACGGCTACCGCAACCCTCCGGACCCTAACCTCACCGCCACCCGTAGCCGCGGCCTGGCCTCCAACGCCAGCTGGACCGGGGTGCCCTTGGCCCTCCTCCTCAAGGAGGCGGGGGTTAAGCCCGAGGCCAAGTGGCTCATCCCCGAGGGGATGGACGCGGCCATGTACACCCGCTCCCTCCCCCTGGAGAAGGCCATGGAGGACGTGCTGGTGGCCTACGCCCAAAACGGGGAGGCCCTGAGGCCGGAGCAGGGCTACCCCGTGCGCCTGGTGGTGCCGGGCTGGGAGGGGAGCATCCAGGTGAAGTGGCTCCGCCGCATCCTGGTCACGGACCTGCCCACCATGGCCAAGGACGAGACCAGCGAGTACACGGACGTGATGGCGGACGGCCGCGTTCTCGCCTTCACCTGGGTCATGGACCCCGAGTCCATCATCACCTACCCCTCGGGGCTCCAGGAGATCAAGCCGGGCTTCCACGAGATCCGGGGCTTGGCCTGGAGCGGGCACGGCCGCATCACCAAGGTGGAGATCTCCTTTGACGAGGGCAGGACCTGGCGCCAGGCCACCCTCGAGCCCCCCGTGGAGCGCTACGCCTTCGTGCGCTTCAAGATGCCCTGGTACTGGAACGGGGAAGAGGTGGTCCTCTGGAGCCGGGCTTGGGACGAGAAGGGGAACACCCAGCCCACCCGGGAGGAGTTTTTCAAGAAGTGGGGGAAGAACAACCGCTACCACTACAACGCCATCCAGGCCTGGCGCGTGCTGAAGGACGGCCGGGTGGTGAACGGGGACCGGCCCCTGGGGAGCGTGGCCTTCGGCCCGGCGGGCGGGTGCGGTGGGGAGGTGTTTGATGGTTAA
- a CDS encoding c-type cytochrome, protein MVKRVLILLSLLGLALGARYGLGTPISEDLALQYDLRPAVLPDGRGLPPGEGKVEEGGRIYAEKCASCHGASGEGYPFNRLVAEPFPITPDTEPVEYAIGNYWPYATTLYDYIRRAMPFGAEGSLTNEEVYHLVAYLLYMNGITDADTPINQTTLPKIRMPARELLDLDPETKRRFPWLTLP, encoded by the coding sequence ATGGTTAAGCGCGTCCTGATCCTCTTAAGCCTCTTGGGCCTGGCCTTGGGGGCCCGCTACGGCCTCGGGACCCCCATTTCCGAGGACCTCGCCCTCCAGTACGACCTCCGGCCCGCCGTCCTCCCCGATGGCCGGGGCCTTCCCCCGGGGGAGGGGAAGGTGGAGGAGGGCGGGCGGATCTACGCGGAGAAGTGCGCCTCCTGCCACGGGGCCAGCGGGGAGGGGTACCCCTTCAACCGCCTGGTGGCCGAGCCCTTCCCCATCACCCCGGATACGGAGCCCGTGGAGTACGCCATCGGCAACTACTGGCCCTACGCCACCACCCTGTACGACTACATCCGCCGGGCCATGCCCTTCGGGGCCGAGGGGAGCCTCACCAACGAGGAGGTCTACCACCTGGTGGCCTACCTCCTCTACATGAACGGCATCACCGACGCGGACACCCCCATCAACCAGACCACCCTGCCCAAGATCCGCATGCCCGCCCGGGAGCTTCTGGACCTGGATCCGGAGACGAAGCGCCGCTTTCCCTGGCTCACCCTGCCGTAG
- the ccdA gene encoding cytochrome c biogenesis protein CcdA yields the protein MTVSLGAAFLAGVLSFLSPCVLPLVPTYLFYLGGERGRPLFNALFFILGFGAVFFLLGLPFTLLGGLLFEYRPLLARIGGVLLILFGLYMLGLRPRWSVGLRYQGETGSPLGAFLLGATLGLGWTPCIGPILGAILTLTAVGGGVGLLLAYILGLAVPFFLVALFAERLKGWLRRAGRLSHYVELLAGVVLLLVGVLLLTDTLTALNAFFLRLTPEWLQRYL from the coding sequence ATGACGGTCTCCTTGGGCGCGGCCTTTCTGGCGGGGGTGCTCTCCTTCCTCTCCCCTTGCGTCCTGCCCCTGGTCCCCACCTACCTCTTCTACCTGGGGGGGGAGAGGGGGCGCCCCCTCTTCAACGCCCTCTTCTTCATCCTGGGCTTCGGGGCGGTGTTCTTCCTCCTGGGCCTCCCCTTCACCCTCCTCGGGGGGCTCCTCTTTGAGTACCGCCCCCTCCTCGCCCGGATCGGGGGGGTGCTCCTCATCCTCTTCGGCCTCTACATGCTGGGCCTAAGGCCCCGCTGGAGCGTGGGCCTCCGCTACCAGGGGGAGACGGGAAGCCCCCTGGGGGCGTTCCTCCTGGGGGCCACCCTGGGCCTGGGGTGGACCCCCTGCATCGGCCCCATCCTGGGGGCCATCCTCACCTTGACCGCGGTGGGGGGCGGGGTGGGGCTCCTTTTGGCCTACATCCTGGGCCTGGCGGTGCCCTTCTTCCTGGTGGCCCTCTTCGCGGAGCGGCTCAAAGGGTGGCTTAGGCGGGCGGGGCGGCTTTCCCACTACGTGGAGCTTTTGGCGGGGGTGGTGCTCCTCCTGGTGGGGGTCCTCCTCCTCACGGATACCCTCACCGCCCTCAACGCCTTCTTCCTGCGCCTGACCCCCGAGTGGCTCCAACGCTACCTCTAG
- a CDS encoding ABC transporter ATP-binding protein, protein MLLRLEGLSKRFGRDWVLKDLAFTLERGEVVALLGPNGSGKTTLLRLMAGLLKPTRGFVERKGRALFLPNPPAFHRHLTAREHLAYDLAFHGRKGEVEGVLARFGLPPEGPLFTFSSGMKKRLALARFLLLRPEIWLLDEPETALDGEGRGLLREVLSEARREGGVVLATHDLALAEGVADRVLRLGAA, encoded by the coding sequence ATGTTGCTTCGCCTCGAGGGCCTCTCCAAGCGCTTTGGCCGCGACTGGGTCCTGAAAGACCTCGCCTTCACCCTAGAAAGGGGAGAGGTGGTGGCCCTCCTGGGCCCCAACGGGTCCGGCAAGACCACCCTCCTGAGGCTCATGGCGGGGCTCTTGAAGCCCACAAGGGGCTTTGTGGAGCGGAAGGGGCGGGCCCTCTTCCTCCCCAACCCCCCGGCCTTCCACCGCCACCTCACCGCCCGGGAGCACCTGGCCTACGACCTGGCCTTCCACGGGCGGAAGGGGGAGGTGGAGGGGGTGTTGGCCCGCTTTGGCCTTCCCCCGGAAGGCCCCCTCTTCACCTTTTCCAGCGGGATGAAAAAGCGCCTGGCCCTGGCCCGCTTCCTCCTTCTTAGGCCCGAGATCTGGCTTCTGGACGAGCCGGAAACGGCCCTGGATGGGGAGGGGCGGGGCCTCCTTAGGGAGGTCCTCTCCGAGGCCAGGCGGGAGGGCGGGGTGGTGCTGGCCACCCACGACCTGGCCCTGGCGGAGGGCGTGGCGGACCGGGTCCTGCGCCTGGGGGCGGCGTGA
- a CDS encoding heme exporter protein CcmB, with the protein MRRILLLALRDLRLEVRDRAGLASLLAFFLLTVFLMALALGPEEGLLRRAGPGVLWVALAFISTLLASRAFALEVEDGTLDDLLLTPGGKEWVYFGKLLFQMLLLAPLGALALLVVAGLFYLPLEKGLALYLTVLLGTLGYASVATFYAGLLARLRGREVLLPLLLFSLVVPVVLAAVRASLGLVEGVDLGEVAGWWQLLGVFDVVYVTAAALLFPVVMEG; encoded by the coding sequence GTGAGGCGGATCCTCCTCCTGGCCCTGAGGGACCTCCGCCTCGAGGTGCGGGACCGGGCCGGGCTCGCTTCCCTCCTGGCCTTCTTCCTCCTCACCGTCTTCCTCATGGCCCTGGCCCTGGGGCCGGAGGAGGGCCTCCTGAGGCGGGCGGGCCCAGGGGTGCTCTGGGTGGCCTTGGCCTTCATCAGCACCCTTCTCGCCAGCCGGGCCTTCGCCCTGGAGGTGGAGGACGGCACCCTGGACGACCTCCTCCTCACCCCCGGGGGGAAGGAGTGGGTCTATTTCGGCAAGCTCCTCTTCCAGATGCTCCTCCTCGCCCCCTTGGGGGCCCTGGCCCTTTTGGTGGTGGCCGGGCTCTTCTACCTTCCCCTGGAAAAGGGGCTCGCCCTTTACCTTACGGTGCTCCTCGGCACCCTGGGCTACGCCAGCGTGGCCACCTTCTACGCGGGGCTCCTCGCCCGGCTTCGGGGGCGGGAGGTTCTGTTGCCCCTCCTCCTCTTCTCCTTAGTGGTGCCCGTGGTCCTGGCCGCGGTGCGGGCCAGCCTGGGCCTGGTGGAGGGGGTGGACCTTGGAGAGGTGGCGGGCTGGTGGCAGCTCCTTGGGGTCTTTGACGTGGTGTACGTCACCGCCGCGGCCCTCCTCTTCCCGGTGGTCATGGAGGGGTAG
- the ccsA gene encoding cytochrome c biogenesis protein CcsA — MTAQMKDRPDTWTWLFLGLGLALLPVGLYLALAAPPDANQGYLARIMYLHVPGAWLGYLAFFVTFLYSLLYLFRQDPRLDRVALASAEIGLVFMGLALVTGMLWARPTWGVYWTWEPRLTTTAILFAVYVGYFLLRGAIEDPELRRKAAAAVGILGFINVPISYMSVKWWRSLHQTQSIDLTTGKIHMAPEMLQALLFNLLVFTLLYLGFLRFRAFLAALEARKEEA, encoded by the coding sequence ATGACTGCGCAGATGAAGGACCGACCGGACACCTGGACCTGGCTCTTCCTGGGCCTGGGCCTGGCCCTCCTGCCCGTGGGGCTCTACCTGGCCCTGGCGGCCCCCCCGGACGCCAACCAGGGGTACCTGGCCCGCATCATGTACCTGCACGTGCCCGGCGCCTGGCTGGGCTACCTGGCCTTCTTCGTCACCTTCCTCTACTCCCTCCTCTACCTCTTCCGCCAGGACCCCCGCCTGGACCGGGTGGCCCTGGCCAGCGCGGAGATCGGCCTGGTCTTCATGGGGCTGGCCTTGGTCACGGGGATGCTCTGGGCCCGGCCCACCTGGGGGGTGTACTGGACCTGGGAACCTAGGCTCACCACCACCGCCATCCTCTTCGCCGTCTATGTGGGCTACTTCCTCCTCCGGGGGGCCATTGAGGACCCCGAGCTCCGCCGCAAGGCGGCGGCGGCGGTGGGGATTCTGGGCTTCATCAACGTGCCCATCAGCTACATGTCCGTGAAGTGGTGGCGGAGCCTCCACCAGACCCAGTCCATTGACCTCACCACAGGCAAGATCCACATGGCCCCGGAGATGCTCCAGGCCCTGCTCTTTAACCTCTTGGTCTTCACCCTGCTTTACCTGGGGTTTTTGCGCTTCCGGGCGTTCTTGGCCGCCCTCGAGGCCCGGAAGGAGGAGGCATGA
- the ccmE gene encoding cytochrome c maturation protein CcmE, producing MRLKYAVGLLVILGALGYLIFGGLGQNLVYFLTPSEYLEGQARYQNRPVRLGGLVKPGTVQYDKDRLELRFVLTDGVAEVPVVHKGTPPGMFKEGQGVVVEGRFREGTFQGTNLLVKHSETYQPPKEGYTPEEVRKLIEEAK from the coding sequence ATGAGGCTCAAGTACGCGGTGGGGCTTCTGGTCATCCTGGGGGCCTTGGGCTACCTCATCTTCGGGGGCCTGGGCCAGAACCTGGTCTACTTCCTGACCCCTTCCGAGTACCTGGAGGGGCAGGCCCGCTACCAGAACCGCCCCGTGCGCCTGGGGGGGCTCGTCAAGCCGGGCACCGTCCAGTACGACAAGGACCGGCTGGAGCTCCGCTTCGTCCTCACGGACGGGGTGGCGGAGGTGCCGGTGGTCCACAAGGGCACCCCCCCGGGGATGTTCAAGGAGGGGCAGGGGGTGGTGGTGGAGGGCCGCTTCCGGGAGGGGACCTTCCAGGGCACCAACCTTCTCGTGAAGCACTCGGAAACCTACCAGCCCCCCAAGGAGGGCTACACCCCCGAGGAGGTCCGGAAGCTCATTGAGGAGGCCAAATGA
- a CDS encoding heme lyase CcmF/NrfE family subunit, translated as MTPALLGNLGVSLALAFSLLGLALALLAYLQGEGRLLKGARALVLPAFLAALTAFLALEWALLTHDFTLAYVAAHHTTKDPLWVTLVTPWAALEGSILLWGLLQTFYTLLASRRLPDPWRSSLILAVLFGIQVFFFGVMATAASPFETLPNPPPDGMGPNPLLQNHWMMAVHPVLMYLGFVGFSVPFAYAVAAMATRRYQAWVGETRWWALIAWGFLTAGKVAGGWWSYEVLGWGGYWAWDPVENASFIPWLLATAFLHTAYVQETRGAFKVWNFAFVTLAFSATLLGTFLTRSGVIQSVHAFAEGPVGPIFLGGFLASLFLGLGLLYRVSREVRDAAVFRPLSREGALLLGAFFFAGWALVVLLGTLYPLLVEAVSGAKVSVGAPFFNQISAPIGVGILLLMGVGPILPWRRPRPEVFRNLYLLLAGLLLGTLFGLLRGYTLGASLAVGLFLYNALAVGLLFREGFLARKAAGLNPWGFLENRRRVGSLLVHFGVALMGLAIAFSQAYRLEAEKTLYKGQSWPVAGLTLTFQGVRALDEGRRFAVEALLRTDRFGEVRPRLHFYPQMQSPLPSPKVVYTLKDDYYFVLMDFDREKGEWASIRLILTPMVLWLWVGGGLMALGTLYILWPAGRRAEVGEVKAA; from the coding sequence ATGACCCCGGCCCTTCTGGGCAACCTGGGCGTAAGCCTGGCCCTAGCCTTTAGCCTCCTGGGCCTGGCCCTGGCCCTCCTCGCCTACCTCCAGGGGGAAGGCCGCCTCTTAAAGGGGGCGAGGGCCCTGGTCCTCCCCGCCTTCCTCGCGGCCCTTACCGCTTTCCTCGCCCTGGAGTGGGCCCTCCTCACCCACGACTTCACCCTGGCCTACGTGGCCGCCCACCACACCACCAAGGACCCCCTTTGGGTCACCCTGGTGACCCCCTGGGCGGCCCTGGAGGGCTCCATCCTCCTTTGGGGCCTCCTCCAGACCTTCTACACCCTCCTGGCCAGCCGCCGCCTCCCCGATCCCTGGCGTTCCTCCCTCATCCTAGCGGTCCTCTTCGGCATCCAGGTCTTCTTCTTCGGGGTCATGGCCACGGCGGCGAGCCCCTTTGAGACCCTGCCCAACCCTCCCCCGGACGGCATGGGCCCCAACCCCCTCCTCCAGAACCACTGGATGATGGCCGTGCACCCCGTGCTCATGTACCTGGGCTTCGTGGGGTTTTCCGTACCCTTCGCCTACGCGGTGGCCGCCATGGCCACCAGGCGCTACCAGGCCTGGGTGGGGGAGACCCGCTGGTGGGCCCTCATCGCCTGGGGCTTCCTCACCGCGGGGAAGGTGGCGGGGGGGTGGTGGAGCTACGAGGTTCTGGGCTGGGGCGGGTACTGGGCCTGGGACCCGGTGGAGAACGCCAGCTTCATCCCCTGGCTTCTCGCCACCGCCTTCCTCCACACCGCCTACGTGCAGGAGACCCGGGGGGCCTTCAAGGTCTGGAACTTCGCCTTCGTGACCCTGGCCTTTTCCGCCACCCTCCTCGGCACCTTCCTCACCCGGAGCGGGGTCATCCAGTCCGTGCACGCCTTCGCCGAAGGCCCCGTGGGCCCCATCTTCCTAGGGGGCTTTTTGGCCTCCCTTTTCCTCGGCCTCGGCCTCCTTTACCGGGTGAGCCGGGAGGTGCGGGACGCCGCGGTCTTCCGTCCCCTTTCCCGGGAAGGGGCTTTGCTCCTGGGGGCCTTCTTCTTCGCGGGCTGGGCCTTGGTGGTCCTCCTGGGGACCCTCTACCCCCTCCTGGTGGAGGCGGTTTCCGGGGCTAAGGTGAGCGTGGGGGCCCCCTTCTTCAACCAGATCTCCGCCCCCATCGGGGTGGGGATCCTCCTCCTCATGGGGGTGGGGCCCATCCTCCCCTGGCGGCGGCCGCGGCCCGAGGTCTTCCGCAACCTGTACCTTCTCCTTGCGGGCCTCCTCTTGGGAACCCTTTTCGGCCTCCTCCGGGGCTACACCCTGGGGGCTTCCTTGGCGGTGGGGCTTTTCCTCTACAACGCCCTGGCCGTGGGGCTTCTTTTCCGGGAGGGCTTTCTAGCAAGAAAGGCGGCGGGGCTTAACCCCTGGGGCTTTCTGGAAAACCGCAGGCGGGTGGGGAGCCTCCTCGTCCACTTTGGCGTGGCCCTCATGGGCCTGGCCATCGCCTTCAGCCAGGCCTACCGCCTCGAGGCGGAGAAGACCCTCTACAAGGGCCAGTCCTGGCCGGTGGCGGGCCTCACCCTCACCTTCCAGGGGGTGCGGGCCCTGGACGAGGGGCGGCGCTTCGCCGTGGAGGCCCTCCTCCGCACCGATCGCTTCGGGGAGGTGCGCCCCAGGCTCCACTTCTACCCCCAGATGCAGTCCCCCCTGCCCTCCCCCAAGGTGGTCTACACCCTGAAGGACGACTACTACTTCGTCCTCATGGACTTTGACCGGGAGAAGGGGGAGTGGGCCTCCATCCGGCTCATCCTCACCCCCATGGTCCTCTGGCTCTGGGTGGGGGGTGGGCTCATGGCCCTGGGGACGCTCTACATCCTCTGGCCCGCGGGCCGGCGGGCCGAGGTGGGGGAGGTGAAGGCGGCGTGA
- a CDS encoding TlpA family protein disulfide reductase produces MQRNPKELPSVLAQERRPAPDFTLPLLPPYRAEWGEAFRLGDHLGKKPILLNFWASWCYPACYEEAPVLESFWRRYRERVLFVGVNVQDKEAEAVRFVEQFGLSFPSVFDPRGRVGVDYGMYGVPETFLIDREGRVVLRHAGAVDEAALSRYLEEVLR; encoded by the coding sequence ATGCAGCGGAACCCCAAGGAGCTGCCCTCCGTCCTGGCCCAGGAAAGGCGCCCCGCCCCGGACTTCACCCTGCCCCTCCTCCCCCCCTACCGGGCGGAGTGGGGGGAGGCCTTCCGGCTTGGGGACCACCTGGGCAAGAAGCCCATCCTCCTCAACTTCTGGGCCAGCTGGTGCTACCCCGCCTGCTACGAGGAGGCCCCGGTGCTGGAATCCTTCTGGCGGCGCTACCGGGAGCGGGTGCTCTTCGTGGGGGTGAACGTGCAGGACAAGGAGGCGGAGGCGGTGCGCTTCGTGGAGCAGTTCGGCCTTTCTTTCCCCAGCGTCTTTGACCCCCGGGGCCGGGTGGGGGTGGACTACGGGATGTACGGGGTGCCCGAAACCTTCCTCATCGACCGGGAGGGCCGGGTGGTCCTAAGGCACGCGGGGGCGGTGGACGAGGCCGCTTTGAGCCGCTACCTGGAGGAGGTGCTCCGGTGA
- a CDS encoding cytochrome c-type biogenesis protein yields MRLFLLVLLFWAGALAQETAPPPDLSPEVFQIARALRCPVCQGESAAESNSGVAVEMRRLIAEMLQEGKSPEEIKAFFVERYGDWILYEPPRRGLTLWAWVLPLVALLLLGLGLFAYFRPRPLPKELLEEAERRMKEPPA; encoded by the coding sequence GTGAGGCTTTTCCTTCTCGTCCTCCTCTTCTGGGCGGGGGCCCTGGCCCAGGAGACCGCCCCGCCCCCCGACCTTTCCCCGGAGGTGTTCCAGATCGCCCGGGCCCTCCGCTGCCCCGTGTGCCAGGGGGAGTCCGCGGCGGAGAGCAACTCCGGGGTGGCGGTGGAGATGCGCCGGCTCATCGCCGAGATGCTCCAAGAGGGCAAGAGCCCCGAGGAGATCAAGGCCTTCTTCGTGGAGCGCTACGGGGACTGGATCCTCTACGAGCCCCCCCGGAGGGGCCTTACCCTCTGGGCCTGGGTCCTGCCCCTTGTGGCCCTTCTCCTCCTTGGCCTTGGGCTTTTCGCCTACTTCCGGCCCAGGCCCCTGCCCAAGGAGCTTTTGGAAGAGGCGGAGCGCCGGATGAAGGAGCCCCCGGCATGA
- a CDS encoding c-type cytochrome — protein MTATLLFLLFLALGLFLALRPLFGPKEPFPEPPRREDLLKELEVLKEEAKALEGEERRLALARMVELERALEGYRPPAPRPFRPLPLFLALGAVLLLGVGLWRYTLPRLPGETVTTQRLEAQKLRALAERAKGTGAVEDLLAWGREAYALGVYEQAAEAYLKVLEKDPRNVEAIRRVGILLFMAGRPEEAKAFLEIAQHADPKAAEGWLFLGNLYFQEGDRERAIAAWEKYLEVGGEARERVQGLIQMAKAQEAGGTDGRTVYLARCAACHGPEAEGGVGPRLKGNPILRAPEAVREIVLRGRGTMPAVPLSEEELKALLDYLKTL, from the coding sequence ATGACGGCCACCCTTCTTTTCCTCCTTTTCCTGGCCCTGGGCCTTTTCCTGGCCCTAAGGCCCCTTTTCGGCCCCAAGGAGCCCTTCCCCGAGCCCCCCAGGCGGGAGGACCTCCTTAAGGAACTCGAGGTCCTAAAGGAGGAGGCGAAGGCCCTGGAGGGCGAGGAGCGCAGGCTGGCCCTGGCCCGCATGGTGGAGCTGGAGCGGGCCCTGGAGGGCTACCGCCCCCCAGCGCCCCGGCCTTTCCGGCCCCTCCCCCTCTTCCTGGCCCTGGGCGCGGTGCTCCTCCTGGGGGTGGGGCTTTGGCGCTACACCCTGCCCCGGCTTCCCGGGGAGACGGTGACCACCCAGCGCCTCGAGGCCCAGAAGCTCCGGGCCTTGGCGGAGAGGGCGAAGGGCACGGGGGCGGTGGAGGACCTCCTGGCCTGGGGGCGGGAGGCCTACGCCCTGGGGGTTTACGAGCAGGCGGCGGAGGCCTACCTCAAGGTGCTGGAGAAGGACCCCAGGAACGTGGAGGCCATCCGCCGGGTGGGCATCCTCCTCTTCATGGCCGGGCGGCCGGAGGAGGCGAAGGCCTTCCTGGAGATCGCCCAGCACGCGGACCCCAAGGCCGCGGAGGGCTGGCTCTTCCTGGGGAACCTGTACTTCCAGGAGGGGGACCGGGAGCGGGCCATCGCCGCCTGGGAGAAGTACTTGGAGGTGGGGGGGGAGGCCCGGGAGCGGGTCCAGGGCCTGATCCAAATGGCCAAGGCCCAGGAGGCGGGCGGGACGGACGGGCGCACGGTGTACCTGGCCCGCTGCGCGGCCTGCCACGGGCCGGAGGCCGAAGGGGGGGTGGGCCCCAGGCTCAAGGGGAACCCCATCCTAAGGGCCCCCGAGGCGGTACGGGAGATCGTGCTAAGGGGCCGGGGCACCATGCCCGCGGTGCCCCTTTCCGAGGAGGAGCTTAAGGCCCTTCTGGACTACCTGAAAACGCTATGA
- a CDS encoding Rieske 2Fe-2S domain-containing protein: protein MRRRDLVFYLPVAAAGGFFLWFGVRTYNLRFRPRPEAMEPQWKEGPRVEVARLGELPLWGAKPFHYPLPQGELSAFLLRLPEPAPGGLSLGEEHYIAFSRICTHQACTLNYVPDPEAASLLYNFRYERPFLGCPCHFGAFDPLLGGKAVYGPPRYPLPRLRLEAQGEALYATGHEVPLRPMEGL, encoded by the coding sequence ATGAGGCGGCGCGACCTCGTCTTCTACCTTCCGGTGGCGGCCGCGGGAGGGTTTTTCCTGTGGTTTGGGGTGCGCACCTACAACCTCCGCTTCCGCCCCCGGCCGGAAGCCATGGAGCCCCAGTGGAAGGAGGGCCCCCGGGTGGAGGTGGCCCGCCTGGGGGAACTCCCCCTTTGGGGGGCCAAGCCCTTCCACTACCCTCTGCCCCAGGGGGAGCTTTCGGCCTTCCTCCTCCGCCTCCCCGAGCCCGCCCCTGGGGGGCTTTCCCTGGGGGAGGAGCACTACATCGCCTTTAGCCGCATCTGCACCCACCAGGCCTGCACCCTGAACTACGTCCCCGACCCCGAGGCCGCCTCCCTCCTCTACAACTTCCGCTACGAGCGCCCCTTCCTGGGCTGCCCCTGCCACTTCGGGGCCTTTGACCCCCTCCTCGGGGGGAAGGCGGTCTACGGCCCCCCCCGCTACCCCCTGCCCCGCCTGCGCCTCGAGGCCCAAGGGGAGGCCCTCTACGCCACCGGGCACGAGGTGCCCCTGAGGCCCATGGAAGGGCTTTAA
- the tyrS gene encoding tyrosine--tRNA ligase: MEDAFSWLKRGSAEIIPEEELKAKLAEGRPLTVKLGADPTRPDLHLGHAVVLRKMRQFQELGHKVVLIIGDFTGMIGDPSGRSKTRPPLTLEETRENAKSYVEQAGKILRQEPHLFELRYNSEWLEGLTFKEVVRLTSLLTVAQMLEREDFKKRYEEGIPISLHEFLYPFAQAYDSVAIRADVEMGGTDQKFNLLVGREVQRAYGQAPQVCFLMPLLVGLDGREKMSKSLDNYIGITDPPEVMFKKLMWVPDPLLPDYFRLLTDLTEAEIGEVLAQGPVPAHRVLARLLTAAYSEPLLPPRLDRAYYEGLGYAWAAFGRDQGVGPEGVREAEARYDQVAKGAIPENLPEVEIPPSELKEGRIPVARLFTLAGLTPSNAEAKRLIKNRGLRINGEVVEDPHLEVELKGPLVLQRGKDRFVRVRPL; this comes from the coding sequence ATGGAGGATGCCTTTTCCTGGCTCAAGCGGGGGAGCGCGGAGATCATCCCCGAGGAGGAGCTCAAGGCCAAGCTGGCGGAGGGCCGGCCCCTCACGGTGAAGCTGGGGGCCGACCCCACCCGGCCCGACCTCCACCTGGGCCACGCGGTGGTCCTGAGAAAGATGCGCCAGTTCCAGGAGCTCGGGCACAAGGTGGTGCTCATCATCGGGGACTTCACGGGGATGATCGGGGACCCCTCGGGCCGGAGCAAGACCCGCCCCCCCCTCACCCTGGAGGAAACCCGGGAAAACGCCAAGAGCTACGTGGAGCAGGCGGGGAAGATCCTGAGGCAGGAACCCCACCTCTTTGAGCTCCGCTACAACTCCGAGTGGCTGGAAGGGCTCACCTTCAAGGAGGTGGTGCGCCTCACCTCCCTCCTCACCGTGGCCCAGATGCTGGAGCGGGAGGACTTCAAGAAGCGCTACGAGGAAGGCATCCCCATCTCCCTGCACGAGTTCCTCTACCCCTTCGCCCAGGCCTACGACTCCGTGGCCATCCGGGCGGACGTGGAGATGGGGGGCACGGACCAGAAGTTCAACCTCCTGGTGGGCCGGGAGGTGCAACGGGCCTACGGGCAAGCCCCCCAGGTCTGCTTCCTCATGCCCCTCCTCGTGGGCCTGGACGGCCGGGAGAAGATGTCCAAGAGCCTGGACAACTACATCGGCATCACCGACCCCCCAGAGGTGATGTTCAAGAAGCTCATGTGGGTGCCCGACCCCCTCCTTCCCGACTACTTCCGCCTGCTCACGGACCTAACGGAGGCGGAGATCGGGGAGGTCCTGGCCCAGGGGCCGGTGCCCGCCCACCGGGTCCTGGCCCGGCTCCTCACCGCCGCCTACAGCGAGCCCCTCCTTCCCCCCAGGCTGGACCGGGCCTACTACGAGGGCCTGGGCTACGCCTGGGCGGCCTTCGGCCGGGACCAGGGGGTGGGCCCCGAAGGGGTGCGGGAGGCCGAGGCCCGCTACGACCAGGTGGCCAAGGGGGCCATCCCCGAGAACCTGCCCGAGGTGGAGATCCCCCCTTCTGAGCTAAAGGAGGGCCGGATCCCCGTGGCCCGCCTCTTCACCCTGGCGGGCCTCACCCCCTCCAACGCCGAGGCCAAGCGGCTTATCAAGAACCGGGGCCTTAGGATCAACGGGGAAGTGGTAGAGGACCCCCACCTGGAGGTGGAGCTCAAAGGCCCCCTGGTCCTCCAGCGGGGCAAGGACCGCTTCGTCCGGGTGCGGCCCCTTTAA